DNA from Cyanobacterium sp. T60_A2020_053:
TAATCAAATTTTGATTAGTCTAGTTAAGTGTCTGTGAGGTAAGAATCCCCCATCACAATCTTTGATTTGATGGGGGAGTGTCAATAATCAGGATAAATTTATCGTAGTTTGGGATAATCAAATTATCACTTATAAATCAGTTGAAAATAATCTTAGTTCAATTTATTGAACGAAATACTGTTAGCCGTGTAATTCATTACACGGCGAGTAAATTACTTGATATAATTCTAATTTTCAGCTAGTGCAATAATTAACTCTTTCGGTGTCATAATTTGTAATCCTAGTGCCATTTTTGCCCTTTGAAAATCTTTAATATTGAATATGATAATTTAGTTTTCACTGCTGAATTAACTTGCCGTCTTCTAATTCGATAATACGTTCAGCCACATCAAGAATGCGATTATCATGGGTAACAATCAGAATAGTGCAACCCTGCTCCACTGCCAAGCGCTGCATCAACTCTACCACATCACGCCCTGATTTACTGTCCAGCGCCGCCGTTGGTTCGTCTGCTAACACCATTTTCGGATGGGAAACCAGCGCCCTCGCCACTGCTACCCTCTGTTTTTGCCCCCCCGAAAGACTATGGGGATAATAGTTAATATGCTCTCCCAAACCCACAGCCTGTAACATTTCGATGGATTTTTGCTTTCTTTCTTGCTCAGAGTATTCTGGGTGCAAATCCATTGACATCTGCACATTTTGTCTTGCTGTTAGGGATTTTAGTAAATTATGGGCTTGAAATATGTACCCTATATTGCGTCTTGTGTCAATTAGTAATTTATTACTAGCATGGACTAATTCTTGATTAAATACTTTAACACTACCGTGTTGGGCAGTGCGGAGGGCGCCCATCAACGTCAGCAGGGTGGTTTTTCCTGAACCAGAAGGACCTTTCATAATCGCTACTTCCCCTTTATCAAGGGTTAAATTAATATCAAAAAGAATTTGTTTTTCAATATTGTTATTACGGTAATAAAAGTCTAAATTCTCGATATTAACGACTTTAGTCTCATGGTCTAAAACAGCATTCTGTGATGGATTCGTCGTTGTTAAAGTCATGGTGGAGGGCGCTTTTGCTTACTTTAATTTTCTTTACAATTATAGCAACTGTCATCAGTAAATCTTTTTTGTCTCTCGCAAAGGCGCGAAGGCGCAAAGGTATTTTTTATACTACGTTTTTTTGTTAATGGTGGAGGGCGCTGG
Protein-coding regions in this window:
- a CDS encoding DevA family ABC transporter ATP-binding protein: MTLTTTNPSQNAVLDHETKVVNIENLDFYYRNNNIEKQILFDINLTLDKGEVAIMKGPSGSGKTTLLTLMGALRTAQHGSVKVFNQELVHASNKLLIDTRRNIGYIFQAHNLLKSLTARQNVQMSMDLHPEYSEQERKQKSIEMLQAVGLGEHINYYPHSLSGGQKQRVAVARALVSHPKMVLADEPTAALDSKSGRDVVELMQRLAVEQGCTILIVTHDNRILDVAERIIELEDGKLIQQ